Part of the Gopherus evgoodei ecotype Sinaloan lineage unplaced genomic scaffold, rGopEvg1_v1.p scaffold_33_arrow_ctg1, whole genome shotgun sequence genome, ttctcctgggattctctgatgttcgggagctgcagattttacattttgtggtgtttctagtgcTTTACCTGATATCCCTGCTGGGGAACCTTCTCATCATCACAGCCATAGCCCTTGACCGCCATcttcacactcccatgtacttcttcctgatgaatttATACATCATAGACCTcggctccatctctgtcaccatccccaaatccatggccaattcccTCATGAACACCAGGAAGATTTCTTATTCTGGATGTATTGTccaagcatttttttttgtattcttttCTGCAGCAAATTTTGTCTTACTGACCATCATGGCATACGACCGATACattgccatctgccaaccactgcactatgagatgGTGATGAACAGGAGAACTTTTGTCCAAATGGCATccagtgcctggatcagtggtATTTTCTACTCTGCATTGCACACTGGGAACACATTTGCAATATCtttctgtggaggcaacatggtggatcagttcttctgtgaaatcccccagctccTTAAGCTCGCCTGCTCTGACTCATACCGCTTTGAAGTTGGATTTCTCATCTTTAGTGTGTGCTTAGCCTCAAGCTGCTTTGTTTTCataattgtgtcatatgttcagatcttcaaagcagtgctgagaatccactctaagcagggccagcataaagccttctccacatgTCTCCCTCACCTCTTTGTGATCTCCTTGTTTATTTGCACTGGGACATTTGCCTACTTGAAACCTACTTCCAGCTCAACCTCAGGTCTGAATGTCATGGTGGCTGTTGTCTATTCTGTGTTGCCACCAATGATGAATCCAATCATCTACGGCATGAGAAACAAAGAGATCAAAGGTGCTCTGAGTAAATTGATATGTTGGAGGTTAATCACTAAGAACAAAATGTCTATATTTCTCCTTCGATAGCAATTTCATTCTctgtttctttataaatataatcaGCTGATGACATTGTTACCTCTATGAGAAAATACTGTGCAGTCTGTTTATGTTGAAATAGGTATTTACACtagtaaaaatacaaaaatgactCAAAAAAAAAGGAGTTTCTATaggtttacaccaatgtaaatataATTGTAATCTGTCTATCATATACTGCTACCAATCACCATGCTATCTGAGACCATTGCCTATAAAATCAGTAGCCGTAAGAAAGTCCCTAGTCAGGTCTCTAGCACTTCTTatattttggaataaaaattCAGATTGGGGTATCAAAGCATTTgttctttgtgggtttttttgtttgtttgactgtCAGAGTTTTAGGTTATTTTTCTTAACTGATTTGTTGATAGCTtcgttttattctttgttttaggAGGTTTTGGAGGTGGAAGGTCCTCAGGATTTGGACGAGTCTTTGGTGACACAGAATTTTCAATGTGTGTCCTCTCTTGGGAGTGTCCATATGTCATCTTTTTGAAGGGGTTTTATGAGCGCTTTGGTCAGAAAGGTTTGCTCCTTACAATGATAAAAGAGTGCAAAAGATGTTTCTGTATGGCTTAGTTCCTTCTGAAATGATGATGTGTATCTTTTGGGATGTTATTGTATTATTATTGATATGTTaggcttatttttattattttaacctaAATGAATATGTAAAAGCAGTGTCATTCTTGCTATGGTGGAAAGGCTGTTTGAAAGAAATTTTTTTCCAGAGTTTCCTAAAGAAAATCTGAGTTGGAATAATGAGGCCAAATTTAGATTCCATGGAATGACTGAAGTTTAGCCCCTCACATCAAGGAGATCAGGATTTGGCCAATAGCCTCTATACACAAGGATCCAGATTTCACTGACAGCACCCTGAAGAAAGTGAGCATGCCAGAGATCTACGGGTCAGATTTCTCAACTCAGCTAGACCAGTACAATGCAGAATAGAACCATTAACATCATATGTTTAGTACTGATGAAGTTCTGGCCCAAAGTCTCTGGGCTACACCCAGTAGTGACATGAATGTTGGTGTAAGTTTCTTGTCTGGGGTCATTTTGTTCTAGCCCTGGTGTAAGTTCACTGATCTGGTGTTCCACATGCCAACCCGTGTAGATCTACTCACATCCAAGCTGAGGAAGGATCTCAGATGTTGGCCAGTTATTTGTATTAGAAGATCATCTTTGTGCATGGTCGTGTACACTACAGAAGCAGAGTATGTGTTTAgatagagagacagacagacaggaccaTTCCTTGTCCTAACACACAACTTCATTTAGTCATAATGATAGATTTCTATTTGATTGTGAATTATATTGCCTAGCTAGATAATGAATAatctattgtgatagacccaggccagttgggtacagcagaatagcagaaggcaaatatactggccactggattaacagttttctgtttcctgactgaccagagcaggggctgctccaggctaatgagaacacctgactctgattaacctgcaaagagtcaggtgaggccattcagttaatgtgatcacctgactctaattaaggccctgctgatactatataaagggctcactccagtcagacagggaagAGCCAGAGAGCCAGAGGGGaagaagtgtggctgaagggttGGTTAATGAAGACATCCTCAAACCATCGTTAAGGAAGCcttaaggtaagggtgaagaagggagaagcaggagagctgtggggaagtggcccagggaaatgtagcaactctggcagtgaaaggttggctgccaacaactgctaccattagagtccctgggccggaacccagagtagagggcgggccctgGTTCTCCCCAActcaccactacaggaacatctcctgggaggggaagtcaggcccctgtcaggataggaggctgaacagagactgtgggagttctctcaccaacctccttgcaggcatatgatgaaaagggctcagctGACTGTAACCCTgtccctagagagagaagggctacgtggaggttCATAATGAGCCATTGAGGCTAGCATACActgcctagaagcgcaggacccacgggagcaagATCACAGCTCTGCACATTATGCAGATTATTCTGCTAATTATTGTTCTTCTTGTCCTGTTAAAGATTGTCTATGTCCAGATCATGATTTTCTTATAAGCAATCCCTATTAAACATTATTTAGCAAATATTTTTATGACTATATCTTACTTCATCACTCATTTACAAACAGCTCATCCTAACACACTTAGTGTTTGAACTTTAAACTGTTTGACTGGATACATTTTTAGCCTGCTCTGGTTTGCTTCTCTGAGCAAATGGAAGTATCACAGTCGGGATCCTTAGGCCAATCCTCAGCTGATTTATATTGTCATAGCTCTCTCGAAGTCAATAGATCTCTGAGAATtcacgccagctgaggatctgctccaaacACTCATGCTTATGAATTTAAAACTCACTTCCTTTGAACTTTCTGTACACTGGTCCTAATTCCACAGCCACTTCAGCATGTTCTTAATTTTTATCATATGAGTGGCCCCATTGAAGGATTAAAGGTAAACTCATGCTTAAGTCTCTGATGTATATGGTTTAGGAATATGGATAGTGCTTAAGGCTAACACCAAACTGGTGACAGACTCTGACGCTGTCTCCATTTCACTCCTTTCCCAGTCAACTAAAGCCCTGCAACTGGTGCATTGGAATTACTCTCCCCTTCTGGCTTCTTTCAATAATTAGGATTCTGGGACCTGACGTGTCAGTGACCTTCGGCACCACACCAATAAAtggagtagagagagagagagagagagatcaagatTGACAAGGACTTGCACAGAGAAAGGATGCAGTGCCACTGTCCATGTCATCAGTGTGAGGGGTATTCTGATGTGAGGCTCCCACAGTCACTCCAGTTGAACTGTTCcactctggataaataattaaagagttattggagcaggggactggacactGGGTCTCCCAGCTGATTGCTCTGACCACCACGCTGCAGGCTAAttctcatgttctctctctccctctccaaccCAACAATTCTTTAATTATttaatccaaagtggaacagcttgaacagcttgagggagccccacatcggCAAAGTAGAACAGCTTGGATAGATTGAGGGAGCCTCACATCGGAATATCCCACAGCCCAGTGATTAGGACACTGGGTGGCAGATCCCCCTTCAAACCCTTTCTCcttctggggcagaggggtgactTGAACTGGGGTTGTTCCCCATGCCAGGTAAGTACCCTAACCACTTGGCTAAAAGAAAACAGGAGGGCCTTCCCTTTGTCACACAAAACACCATAGATGCTTGACCCAAGGAGAGGGTTCCCAGTTATGATCACAAACAGGGATAGGCGCCACCCACCAGCTCAACGTTGGCTACTATCTCTGTGAGGGAGCGGGGCTTGGCACGCACCCATCTAGTCATCATCTCCCATTGGTGAGGTTAGGCACCTCCCCACAGCATGCTGGCAGCTGTGGATCCCATTTAGGTGTTTACCTCTCCCCATTCACTGAacagggagcctgggctctgaacacaggctttgtgaatcatggtgattttctaagtgcctaaaagttaggtgctgca contains:
- the LOC115641050 gene encoding olfactory receptor 14A16-like isoform X1: MSNQTAVTEFLLLGFSDVRELQILHFVVFLVLYLISLLGNLLIITAIALDRHLHTPMYFFLMNLYIIDLGSISVTIPKSMANSLMNTRKISYSGCIVQAFFFVFFSAANFVLLTIMAYDRYIAICQPLHYEMVMNRRTFVQMASSAWISGIFYSALHTGNTFAISFCGGNMVDQFFCEIPQLLKLACSDSYRFEVGFLIFSVCLASSCFVFIIVSYVQIFKAVLRIHSKQGQHKAFSTCLPHLFVISLFICTGTFAYLKPTSSSTSGLNVMVAVVYSVLPPMMNPIIYGMRNKEIKGGFGGGRSSGFGRVFGDTEFSMCVLSWECPYVIFLKGFYERFGQKGLLLTMIKECKRCFCMA